A stretch of the Halomonas sp. BDJS001 genome encodes the following:
- a CDS encoding TRAP transporter large permease: protein MTTIMVTTMIALLLLGFPMMIPLITAAVIGFYMMFNGFGQMDTLIQQMMAGIRPASLIAVPMFILAADIMTRGQSANRLIDMVMAFIGHIKGGLAVSTAASCTLFGAVSGSTQATVVAVGSPLRPKMLKAGYSDSFTLALIINASDIAFLIPPSIGMIIYGVISGTSIGELFIAGIGPGLMILCMFSIYCIIYAIVKDVPTEAKSSWRERAVAVQQALWPLGFPVIIVGGIYGGIFSPTEAAAACVLYAILLEFVVFRSLKMNDIYAIAKSTGLITAVVFILVAVGNGFSWIISFAQIPQMILEAVGVNDAGPTGVLIAICISFFVACMFVDPIVVILVLTPIFAPAIAATGLDPVLVGILITLQVAIGSATPPFGCDIFTAIAIFKRPYWDVIKGTPPFIFMLILAAALLIMFPQIALFLRDVAFR, encoded by the coding sequence ATGACGACAATAATGGTCACTACCATGATTGCCCTGCTGCTGCTGGGCTTTCCAATGATGATTCCGCTGATTACCGCTGCGGTAATTGGCTTCTATATGATGTTTAACGGCTTCGGCCAGATGGATACGCTGATCCAGCAGATGATGGCGGGTATACGACCAGCCTCGTTAATTGCTGTGCCCATGTTTATCCTTGCTGCCGATATTATGACCCGCGGGCAATCCGCTAACCGTTTGATTGATATGGTCATGGCGTTTATTGGTCATATTAAAGGCGGCTTGGCGGTAAGCACGGCGGCTTCGTGCACGCTGTTCGGTGCTGTATCCGGTTCTACCCAGGCGACCGTGGTGGCCGTTGGCTCACCGCTGCGTCCGAAAATGCTTAAAGCGGGCTACTCAGACTCTTTCACGCTGGCGCTGATTATCAATGCCAGTGATATCGCGTTTTTGATTCCCCCCAGTATCGGCATGATCATTTATGGGGTTATTTCGGGTACTTCCATCGGCGAACTGTTTATTGCCGGTATTGGCCCAGGGTTAATGATCCTGTGTATGTTCTCGATTTACTGCATTATTTACGCCATCGTTAAAGATGTGCCTACGGAAGCAAAATCGAGCTGGAGAGAGCGGGCGGTAGCGGTTCAGCAGGCTCTTTGGCCACTTGGCTTTCCGGTCATTATTGTCGGTGGTATTTACGGCGGTATCTTCAGCCCAACGGAAGCCGCTGCGGCCTGTGTGCTGTATGCCATATTGCTTGAGTTTGTGGTCTTCCGCTCGCTTAAGATGAACGACATCTATGCCATCGCCAAGTCTACCGGCCTGATTACCGCCGTGGTATTTATCCTGGTCGCAGTCGGTAACGGCTTCTCGTGGATCATTTCGTTTGCCCAGATCCCACAAATGATCCTGGAGGCTGTGGGGGTCAATGATGCAGGCCCAACAGGCGTATTGATCGCCATCTGCATCTCCTTCTTTGTGGCCTGTATGTTTGTTGACCCGATTGTGGTTATTCTGGTGCTGACGCCCATTTTCGCGCCTGCCATTGCGGCGACGGGTCTGGATCCTGTGCTGGTGGGTATTCTGATTACCCTACAGGTGGCGATCGGTTCGGCAACGCCCCCATTTGGGTGCGATATCTTTACCGCGATTGCAATTTTCAAGCGCCCCTACTGGGATGTGATCAAAGGCACGCCGCCGTTTATTTTCATGCTGATTTTAGCCGCCGCTCTGCTGATCATGTTCCCGCAAATTGCGCTGTTCCTGCGCGATGTTGCCTTCCGCTAA
- the dctP gene encoding TRAP transporter substrate-binding protein DctP — MKASKSVSTRSVTSKLMTTASVGALLFSLSAAAQADNWRYAHEEYEGDVQDVFAYAFKEYIEENSDHTVQVYRFGELGESDDIMEQTQNGILQFVNQSPGFTGALIPEAQIFFIPYLLPTDEETVLTFFDESQAINEMFPELYAEQGLELLKMYPEGEMVVTTDEPISSPEDMNNKKIRTMTNPLLSETYDAFGATPTPLPWGEVYGGLQTGIIDGQENPIFWIESGGLYEVSPHLTFTGHGWFTTAMMANQDFYEGLSEEDQELVQEASQAAYDHTIEHIKGLADESLEKIQAASDEVTVTRLDEEQIQAFRDRAPQVEEAFLEMTGEKGQELLEQFKADLEAVTNE; from the coding sequence ATGAAGGCAAGCAAATCCGTTTCTACTCGTTCTGTAACCTCTAAATTAATGACAACGGCCAGTGTGGGTGCACTGCTGTTTAGCCTCAGTGCCGCTGCTCAAGCAGATAACTGGCGCTATGCTCACGAGGAGTATGAAGGCGACGTTCAAGACGTCTTTGCCTATGCTTTTAAAGAGTATATTGAAGAGAACTCAGACCACACCGTACAAGTTTACCGCTTCGGTGAACTGGGCGAGTCTGACGACATTATGGAGCAGACCCAGAACGGCATTCTACAGTTCGTCAACCAGTCGCCTGGCTTTACTGGTGCCCTGATCCCTGAAGCGCAAATCTTCTTCATTCCTTATCTGCTACCTACCGACGAAGAGACTGTACTGACGTTCTTCGACGAGAGTCAGGCGATCAACGAGATGTTTCCTGAGCTTTATGCCGAGCAAGGCCTAGAGCTTTTGAAGATGTACCCGGAAGGCGAAATGGTCGTGACCACCGACGAGCCGATCAGCTCGCCGGAAGATATGAATAATAAGAAAATTCGTACCATGACCAATCCACTGTTGTCGGAAACTTACGACGCCTTTGGCGCAACGCCGACGCCGCTGCCGTGGGGCGAAGTGTATGGTGGTCTGCAAACGGGCATCATCGATGGTCAAGAGAACCCGATCTTCTGGATTGAGTCGGGCGGCCTGTATGAGGTCTCTCCTCACCTGACGTTTACTGGCCACGGTTGGTTCACCACCGCCATGATGGCCAACCAGGACTTCTACGAAGGGCTGTCTGAAGAAGATCAGGAGCTAGTGCAGGAAGCCTCGCAAGCCGCCTATGACCACACCATTGAGCATATCAAAGGCTTGGCTGACGAGTCGCTAGAGAAGATTCAGGCCGCGTCTGATGAAGTGACGGTGACACGTCTCGATGAAGAGCAAATTCAAGCCTTCCGTGATCGTGCCCCGCAGGTTGAAGAAGCCTTCCTGGAAATGACCGGTGAGAAAGGTCAGGAGCTACTTGAGCAGTTTAAAGCTGACCTTGAAGCCGTGACTAACGAGTAA
- a CDS encoding TRAP transporter substrate-binding protein — translation MKAKTLPVAIAMTTALSASLLVISSFDNQAQAQEEEFRWKMVTSWPKNFPGVGQGPERLSQLVDEMSNGRLTIEVFGAGQLVPGFEVFDAVSDGTAELGHSASYYWKGKAPAAQFFAAVPFGMNAQEMNAWLSYGGGMELWNELYDDFGVDVMVAGASGVQMGGWYNKEINSVDDLNGLKMRMPGLGGEVMSRMGVAIVNMPGGEIFTSLQSGAIDATEWIGPYNDLAFGLHQAADYYYYPGWHEPTVMFEAIVNEEAYAELPADLQAILRSAISDINQSVLDEYTARNNDALETLINEHDVELRRIPDDVLAQAREHSADVVAELAESSELATRIYDSYQAFQEKVEDYHAISEQAYYNARNPEGDTAQ, via the coding sequence ATGAAAGCCAAAACGCTCCCCGTCGCCATCGCCATGACGACCGCACTTTCCGCCAGCTTGCTGGTGATTTCTAGCTTCGATAACCAAGCCCAGGCCCAAGAGGAAGAGTTCCGTTGGAAAATGGTCACCTCCTGGCCGAAGAATTTCCCGGGTGTTGGCCAGGGCCCTGAGCGCCTATCGCAGTTGGTCGATGAAATGTCGAATGGCCGTCTGACCATCGAAGTCTTCGGTGCCGGTCAGTTAGTACCCGGTTTTGAGGTGTTTGATGCCGTTTCTGACGGCACTGCTGAGCTGGGTCACTCTGCCTCCTACTACTGGAAGGGCAAGGCCCCTGCTGCACAGTTCTTTGCCGCCGTGCCGTTTGGTATGAACGCCCAAGAGATGAACGCCTGGCTAAGCTATGGCGGTGGTATGGAGCTGTGGAACGAGCTCTACGATGACTTCGGCGTTGACGTAATGGTCGCGGGTGCCTCAGGCGTACAGATGGGCGGCTGGTACAACAAAGAGATCAACTCCGTTGACGATTTGAACGGCCTGAAAATGCGTATGCCCGGCTTGGGTGGCGAAGTAATGAGCCGCATGGGGGTGGCGATTGTCAATATGCCAGGCGGTGAGATCTTTACCTCGCTGCAGTCGGGTGCGATTGACGCAACAGAGTGGATTGGCCCCTATAACGACCTGGCATTTGGTCTGCATCAAGCCGCCGACTATTACTACTATCCAGGCTGGCACGAGCCCACGGTGATGTTCGAGGCAATCGTTAACGAAGAGGCTTACGCGGAGCTGCCCGCGGATCTACAGGCGATCCTGCGTAGTGCTATTAGCGACATAAACCAAAGCGTCCTGGATGAGTACACCGCGCGTAACAACGATGCGCTGGAAACCCTGATCAACGAGCACGATGTTGAGCTACGCCGCATTCCTGATGATGTACTCGCTCAAGCCCGCGAGCACTCGGCTGATGTGGTCGCAGAGTTGGCGGAATCGAGCGAGTTAGCCACGCGTATTTACGACTCCTATCAAGCGTTCCAGGAAAAAGTCGAGGATTACCACGCCATCTCTGAGCAGGCGTACTACAACGCCCGCAACCCGGAAGGTGACACCGCGCAATAA
- a CDS encoding chalcone isomerase family protein, with protein MYTRILGARRAVQLSLLLAGLSLIPWAMASSVTEKGETFERTVEEHGQRYRLIGSGVFRYMIWTAYAGAYYQLEGETQPQPLSDVPRRLELAYFHAIDAPDFAEATTETLQNSLTAYEFSQLEAEVEAFNQSYQDVEPQDRYVLSWDGDTLRLALNGDTLYEGGNAELASAMFGIWLGERPLGEDFRDALLGKS; from the coding sequence ATGTACACACGCATATTGGGTGCTAGGCGCGCTGTTCAATTGTCACTGCTGTTAGCGGGGCTCTCGCTAATACCCTGGGCGATGGCCAGCAGTGTGACCGAAAAAGGCGAAACCTTTGAGCGCACGGTAGAGGAGCACGGCCAGCGCTATCGACTAATCGGGAGCGGCGTGTTTCGTTATATGATCTGGACAGCCTATGCTGGCGCCTATTACCAACTTGAGGGAGAAACCCAGCCGCAGCCGTTGAGCGACGTACCACGGCGTCTGGAGCTTGCTTATTTTCACGCCATCGACGCTCCCGACTTCGCTGAAGCCACCACAGAAACGCTGCAAAACAGCCTTACCGCCTATGAATTTTCCCAGTTGGAAGCAGAGGTTGAGGCATTTAACCAAAGCTACCAGGATGTCGAGCCGCAAGATCGCTATGTGCTGAGTTGGGACGGTGACACGCTGCGTCTGGCGCTAAACGGCGACACGCTATACGAGGGGGGTAATGCAGAGCTGGCCAGCGCCATGTTTGGTATCTGGCTAGGGGAGCGACCTTTGGGTGAAGATTTCCGCGATGCGCTGTTAGGGAAGAGCTAA
- a CDS encoding ATP-binding cassette domain-containing protein — MIALRQVALQRGTQTLLDNADVTLNNGVKAGIIGANGAGKSSLFKLLLGELAPDQGDVEMSGGQRIAHMAQEVDALDRPIIEYVLDGDLALRQAEADLLAAREAGEAHREAELHGLIETLDGYRAESRAAQLLVGLGFVQADLSRPLSAFSGGWRMRVNLARTLFMPSDLLLLDEPTNHLDLDALLWLEQWLTRYPGTLLLISHDRDFLDAVCDHIVHMHHQTLELYRGNYSQFERTRAEKLALQQAEAAKQQARREEIERFIARFKAKATKAKQAQSRVKMLERMEDIAIAHVDSPFHFTLPAADKTSHPLLVLDQAQLGYRGKKGDGSDDNIQLDKVNVTLLPGSRIGLLGPNGAGKSTLIKSLTGELELLNGKRIPGEHLAIGYFAQHQLEGLDVTSTPFVHVQRLSPTASDQDIRNFLGGFGFKGDDAFGTVANYSGGEKARLALALVAWQKPNLLLLDEPTNHLDLEMREALTQALASFEGTVILVSHDRHLLRATVDEFWKVADNRVEPFDGDLEDYRVWLKARLEESRRDSRGEKAERQSQQPSGDSREARKASRKAAAELREKLRPLKKQRDQAEKAMEKAQQELDQVEQVLADPELYTDSARKAELTKTLSQQAEIKARLDESERQWLSAEEALEAMEAELLASEEAAS, encoded by the coding sequence ATGATCGCACTGCGCCAAGTCGCCCTGCAACGCGGCACGCAAACGCTACTCGACAACGCGGACGTCACCCTGAACAACGGGGTGAAGGCCGGCATTATCGGGGCAAACGGCGCCGGTAAATCGAGCCTGTTCAAACTGCTGCTCGGCGAGCTTGCGCCTGACCAGGGCGACGTCGAGATGAGCGGTGGCCAGCGCATTGCGCACATGGCCCAGGAAGTGGACGCCCTTGACCGCCCGATTATCGAGTATGTACTCGATGGCGACTTGGCGCTACGCCAGGCAGAGGCTGACTTACTTGCCGCCCGTGAGGCCGGGGAGGCGCATCGCGAAGCTGAACTGCACGGTTTGATTGAAACCCTGGATGGCTACCGCGCGGAGTCACGCGCAGCGCAACTGCTGGTGGGGCTGGGCTTTGTCCAGGCGGATCTCTCACGCCCGCTCTCGGCATTTTCCGGCGGCTGGCGGATGCGGGTAAACCTTGCCCGTACGCTATTTATGCCTTCCGACCTTCTGCTGCTGGATGAGCCCACCAACCACCTGGATCTGGATGCCCTGCTGTGGCTGGAACAGTGGTTGACCCGCTACCCCGGCACCCTGCTGCTGATCTCACACGACCGCGACTTTTTGGATGCGGTGTGCGACCACATCGTGCATATGCATCACCAAACTCTGGAACTCTACCGCGGCAATTACTCTCAGTTTGAACGCACCCGCGCCGAAAAGCTCGCCCTGCAGCAGGCTGAAGCCGCCAAACAGCAGGCTCGCCGAGAGGAAATCGAGCGCTTTATCGCCCGCTTCAAAGCCAAGGCGACCAAGGCGAAGCAGGCGCAAAGTCGGGTAAAAATGCTCGAACGTATGGAAGATATCGCCATCGCTCACGTGGACTCCCCCTTCCATTTCACACTGCCCGCCGCCGATAAAACGTCCCACCCGCTGCTGGTGCTGGATCAGGCCCAGCTAGGCTATCGCGGTAAAAAGGGCGACGGAAGTGACGACAACATCCAGTTGGACAAGGTCAACGTTACCCTGCTGCCCGGCAGCCGAATCGGCCTTCTGGGCCCCAACGGGGCGGGGAAATCGACGCTGATTAAGTCGCTTACCGGGGAGCTGGAACTGCTTAATGGCAAGCGGATACCCGGCGAGCATTTGGCGATAGGGTACTTCGCTCAGCATCAGCTTGAGGGGCTGGATGTCACCTCGACCCCCTTTGTTCATGTCCAGCGCCTTTCGCCCACCGCCAGTGATCAGGATATCCGCAACTTCCTGGGCGGTTTTGGTTTTAAGGGCGATGACGCCTTCGGCACCGTCGCCAACTACTCCGGGGGTGAGAAAGCCCGCTTGGCGCTGGCACTCGTCGCCTGGCAGAAACCCAACCTGCTGCTACTCGATGAACCTACCAACCACCTGGATTTAGAGATGCGCGAGGCGCTGACCCAGGCGCTTGCCAGCTTCGAAGGCACGGTGATTCTGGTTTCCCACGACCGTCACCTGCTGCGCGCCACGGTCGATGAGTTTTGGAAGGTGGCGGATAACCGCGTCGAGCCCTTCGATGGCGATTTGGAAGACTACCGGGTTTGGCTCAAAGCGCGCCTGGAAGAGAGTCGCCGGGATTCCCGGGGCGAAAAAGCCGAGCGTCAAAGCCAGCAACCCAGCGGCGACAGCCGTGAAGCGCGCAAAGCGTCACGCAAAGCGGCCGCCGAGCTGCGCGAAAAGCTACGCCCGCTGAAAAAGCAGCGCGATCAGGCAGAAAAAGCCATGGAAAAGGCCCAGCAGGAACTTGATCAGGTAGAGCAAGTACTGGCTGATCCTGAGCTTTACACCGACAGCGCCCGCAAAGCCGAACTCACCAAGACGCTTAGCCAGCAAGCAGAGATTAAAGCGCGTTTAGACGAGTCAGAACGGCAGTGGCTTAGCGCCGAAGAGGCGTTGGAGGCAATGGAAGCAGAACTGCTCGCCAGCGAGGAAGCTGCCAGCTAG
- a CDS encoding universal stress protein has translation MPRTILFATDLSADNRAAFARALRLAYARGVQLDVLHVLDPYLPRRVLRDVESAVVEDITAMLTDLREDYALEAPKTLIQTVTGSPHVEIVREAHERNAELIVLGMHRKRGQKDLLVGTTVMRVLRSAPCPVVVSSHQPTQPWQHILVPIDFSLTARHTLKEALIRFPEATLTLLHAWTLPGERELGSQAYYAHWREHEVLRLREQLNNEIDSLMGELAGVPDVELVLEQGAPCDVLQAYMKRHSPDLVMIGSRGQPHHTSQLTEMLLCEPHCDLMLCRAW, from the coding sequence ATGCCTCGTACGATCTTGTTTGCCACCGACCTTTCTGCTGACAACCGCGCTGCGTTTGCCCGGGCTTTACGACTGGCCTATGCCCGAGGTGTTCAGCTAGATGTGCTGCACGTACTGGATCCCTATCTACCTCGGCGTGTGCTGCGCGATGTCGAGAGTGCGGTGGTGGAAGACATTACCGCCATGTTGACAGATCTGCGCGAAGACTATGCTCTGGAAGCGCCGAAAACGCTGATCCAGACCGTGACCGGCTCGCCTCACGTTGAAATCGTCCGCGAAGCCCATGAGCGCAACGCCGAGCTGATTGTACTGGGTATGCACCGTAAACGGGGGCAAAAAGATCTGCTGGTGGGCACCACGGTAATGCGCGTGCTGCGCAGTGCGCCTTGCCCGGTGGTGGTCTCTTCTCATCAGCCGACCCAGCCCTGGCAGCATATCCTGGTACCGATCGACTTTTCGCTGACGGCGCGACATACCTTGAAAGAGGCGCTAATCCGCTTCCCTGAAGCCACGCTTACCCTGCTGCACGCCTGGACACTGCCCGGTGAACGTGAACTGGGCTCACAGGCTTATTACGCCCACTGGCGGGAGCATGAGGTGCTGCGACTGCGCGAGCAGTTGAATAACGAAATTGATAGCCTGATGGGGGAACTTGCAGGTGTTCCCGATGTTGAGTTGGTGCTAGAGCAGGGCGCGCCCTGCGACGTACTGCAGGCGTATATGAAGCGCCACTCGCCGGATCTGGTGATGATAGGCAGTCGTGGGCAGCCCCATCACACCAGCCAGCTAACCGAGATGCTGCTGTGTGAACCGCACTGCGATCTAATGCTCTGCCGCGCCTGGTAA
- a CDS encoding TRAP transporter small permease, with protein sequence MTDDEMEKSYRSGLPGILGVIDTAISKIEAVILAMGVLLMALNTVTNVVARFVFGNSIMFSGELNRILIIMITFAGIGYAARHGRHIRMSAIYDALPVGGRKVLMIFIALFTSLVMFFLLYYSIVYILDLQSKGRVLPSLGLPVWIIYLWVPMGFLITGIQYLLTAVKNVTSHDVYLSTGVVDGYKDTETEV encoded by the coding sequence ATGACCGATGATGAGATGGAAAAGAGTTACCGCTCCGGTTTGCCGGGGATACTGGGCGTGATCGACACTGCAATTAGCAAAATAGAAGCCGTGATACTCGCGATGGGTGTTTTGCTAATGGCGCTGAATACGGTCACCAACGTAGTTGCCCGCTTTGTATTTGGCAACAGTATTATGTTTTCGGGTGAGCTAAACCGCATTTTAATCATCATGATTACCTTCGCGGGGATAGGCTATGCCGCGCGCCATGGCCGCCATATACGTATGTCGGCTATTTATGATGCGTTACCGGTAGGCGGCCGCAAAGTACTGATGATTTTTATTGCGCTGTTCACCTCGCTGGTGATGTTTTTCCTCCTCTACTATTCGATTGTTTATATCCTTGATCTGCAAAGCAAAGGCCGCGTGCTGCCCTCCCTGGGCTTACCGGTGTGGATCATTTACCTATGGGTGCCGATGGGTTTTTTAATCACCGGTATTCAATACCTGCTGACTGCCGTTAAAAACGTTACATCCCACGATGTCTATCTTTCGACGGGCGTGGTGGATGGCTATAAAGACACCGAAACAGAAGTCTAA
- the dtd gene encoding D-aminoacyl-tRNA deacylase, which yields MKALIQRVRRASVEVEGEIVGSIDHGLLALVGVEKHDDAAAVEKLLHKLLHYRVFSDAEGKMNQNLQQVNGGLLLVSQFTLAADTRKGLRPGFSSAAPPAQGEELFNMLVAQARTAWPNVATGEFGADMQVALINDGPVTFLLES from the coding sequence GTGAAGGCACTCATTCAGCGTGTGAGGCGCGCTAGCGTAGAAGTGGAAGGCGAGATTGTTGGCAGTATCGATCACGGGCTGCTGGCGCTGGTGGGGGTGGAGAAACACGATGACGCGGCCGCTGTAGAAAAGCTGCTGCATAAACTGCTCCACTACCGGGTTTTCAGCGATGCCGAAGGCAAAATGAATCAAAACCTGCAGCAGGTGAACGGCGGCTTGCTGCTGGTCTCTCAGTTCACCCTGGCGGCAGATACCCGCAAGGGGCTACGCCCCGGCTTCTCCAGCGCCGCGCCACCCGCCCAAGGCGAGGAGTTGTTTAACATGCTGGTGGCACAGGCCCGAACGGCTTGGCCAAACGTGGCCACCGGTGAATTTGGCGCCGATATGCAGGTAGCGTTAATCAACGATGGCCCGGTAACGTTTTTGCTGGAAAGCTAG
- a CDS encoding TIGR02444 family protein, which produces MTLDSTRLQRLQQTPLWDFALTLYAKPGVEAACLTLQDDAELDVCEVLFHCWLYSFGLEAIPAALKHEREQRRLWQCSVTAVLRGLRRDLKAVAATSESVKALRSTIKQAELMAERENLQRWQMWALEAPDNEERVANVAEKTSDASKWLRKQLVISPHAGLSEDRLKQPPTWLKSLQTLTCQLDPYQGAR; this is translated from the coding sequence ATGACGCTTGATTCTACCCGATTGCAGCGCTTACAGCAGACACCCTTATGGGATTTTGCACTGACGCTATATGCCAAGCCCGGCGTTGAGGCCGCCTGCCTGACGCTTCAAGATGATGCTGAGCTGGACGTTTGCGAGGTGCTGTTTCACTGCTGGCTCTATTCGTTCGGCTTAGAAGCCATCCCCGCTGCACTGAAACATGAGCGTGAGCAGCGCCGCTTGTGGCAGTGCAGTGTGACGGCGGTTTTGCGTGGATTACGCCGCGACCTAAAAGCCGTGGCGGCGACGAGTGAGTCGGTGAAAGCGCTGCGCTCAACCATCAAACAGGCAGAATTAATGGCTGAGCGTGAGAACCTTCAACGTTGGCAAATGTGGGCTTTGGAAGCCCCCGACAATGAAGAACGTGTCGCAAACGTTGCCGAAAAGACGTCAGATGCGTCTAAATGGCTACGAAAGCAGCTTGTTATTAGCCCGCATGCAGGTCTCTCCGAGGATCGCTTAAAACAGCCACCTACGTGGCTTAAGTCGCTACAAACGCTTACTTGCCAGCTTGACCCTTACCAAGGAGCGCGCTAG
- the thiD gene encoding bifunctional hydroxymethylpyrimidine kinase/phosphomethylpyrimidine kinase, with product MSTHSPLRNVLTIAGSDPSGGAGLQGDLKTFSALGVYGTNVITAVIAQNTCGVASVYPVAPQAIREQLEHLLDDVAIDAVKIGMVASREVAEVIADVLRQRRPRWIVLDPVMVAKSGDILVDDEGIRAVRDVLVPLADVITPNLPEAAVLLDTPSPTSLDAMEAMLPGLTQLGAPYVVLKGGHLRGATCPDLLATPTTHEWLPASRIDTNNLHGTGCALSSAIAACLAKLPVDAGTDAPVAAISDAKQWLHAALEASVRLSVGKGRGPVHHFHAWW from the coding sequence ATGTCTACCCATTCCCCTCTTCGCAATGTGCTTACCATCGCAGGCTCCGACCCTTCCGGTGGTGCTGGTCTACAGGGCGATTTGAAAACTTTTTCAGCCCTCGGCGTTTACGGCACCAACGTAATTACCGCGGTGATTGCCCAAAACACCTGCGGCGTGGCCTCGGTGTACCCTGTCGCTCCCCAGGCCATTCGCGAGCAGTTGGAACACCTGCTGGATGATGTGGCGATAGATGCGGTCAAAATCGGCATGGTGGCCAGCCGCGAGGTTGCTGAGGTGATCGCCGACGTACTGCGTCAGCGCAGGCCTCGCTGGATTGTGCTCGACCCAGTGATGGTCGCTAAGAGCGGCGATATTCTGGTCGACGATGAAGGCATCCGCGCCGTACGCGATGTTCTCGTGCCCTTGGCCGATGTGATAACCCCCAATCTGCCGGAGGCCGCGGTACTGCTCGACACCCCCTCGCCCACCAGTTTAGACGCCATGGAGGCGATGCTGCCGGGCTTGACGCAGTTAGGCGCACCCTATGTGGTGCTGAAAGGTGGCCATCTGCGTGGGGCCACCTGCCCGGATCTGCTGGCAACCCCCACTACCCATGAGTGGTTGCCCGCCTCGCGTATCGATACCAACAATTTACACGGTACCGGCTGTGCGCTCTCTTCGGCGATTGCTGCCTGCTTGGCGAAGCTACCCGTGGATGCCGGTACGGATGCCCCGGTCGCCGCCATCAGCGATGCCAAGCAGTGGCTGCATGCGGCATTAGAAGCGAGCGTGCGCTTAAGCGTGGGTAAAGGCCGCGGCCCGGTGCACCATTTTCACGCTTGGTGGTGA